One window of the Natrinema sp. CBA1119 genome contains the following:
- a CDS encoding sulfatase-like hydrolase/transferase: protein MGDQRNVILLTVDSLRLDYCGYADDSSGSMPTLERLADEGLAFENAIATGPATHESATTFMTGAHAVERSGSTEFTKAQMRTHIQSHLRSQRTIAERLSAAGYDTAGFTANPWTSSHFGFDAGFDHFQDFMDEDLSSGLIEGGKPDDSIRYALVQALNWWQGQDMFMSWETYYDELSSWLESADEPYFMWSFLVDPHLPYIPGDEYRSRSRVMTYLANIWMYAGRPDWFDERFRAALLDAYEDTVRHTDAFLSQLLDDLDEMDEDPLLVIHADHGELFGEHGRYGHGGYPHEELAQVPLVVANGPTDTVTEPFSLRRLPELVSTLAAGGDYEAVTDPWVITRNRNPTTCVRGANWKYSRTHTGEERLRSLPEEEPLENEELRAIGSRLVDDWEAAKSERERIVGAVDDLPIADKA, encoded by the coding sequence ATGGGCGATCAACGGAACGTTATCCTACTGACTGTCGACAGTCTTCGACTCGATTACTGTGGCTATGCGGACGACTCGTCGGGATCGATGCCGACCCTCGAGCGACTCGCCGACGAGGGACTCGCGTTCGAGAACGCGATCGCGACGGGGCCGGCGACCCACGAGTCGGCGACGACGTTCATGACGGGAGCGCACGCCGTCGAGCGATCGGGGAGCACGGAGTTCACCAAAGCACAGATGCGAACCCATATCCAGTCGCACCTCCGCTCGCAGCGGACGATAGCCGAGCGGCTGTCGGCGGCCGGGTACGACACGGCGGGGTTCACCGCGAATCCGTGGACCTCGAGTCACTTCGGCTTCGATGCCGGCTTCGACCACTTCCAGGACTTCATGGACGAGGACCTCTCGTCGGGGCTCATCGAGGGCGGGAAGCCGGATGACTCGATCCGCTACGCGCTCGTCCAGGCCCTCAACTGGTGGCAGGGCCAGGACATGTTCATGTCGTGGGAGACGTATTACGACGAGCTGTCGTCCTGGCTCGAGAGCGCCGACGAGCCCTACTTTATGTGGTCGTTCCTGGTCGATCCGCACCTCCCCTACATCCCGGGCGACGAGTATCGCTCGCGCTCGAGAGTGATGACGTATCTGGCGAATATATGGATGTACGCCGGCCGACCGGATTGGTTCGACGAGCGGTTCCGCGCGGCGCTTCTGGACGCATACGAGGATACGGTTCGACACACCGATGCGTTCCTTTCGCAGTTGCTCGACGATCTCGACGAGATGGACGAAGATCCATTGCTTGTGATCCATGCGGACCACGGCGAACTGTTCGGCGAACACGGCCGGTACGGCCACGGCGGGTACCCGCACGAAGAGCTCGCGCAGGTGCCACTGGTCGTCGCCAACGGGCCGACCGATACCGTGACGGAGCCGTTCTCCCTGCGCCGACTGCCCGAACTCGTCTCGACGCTGGCGGCGGGCGGCGACTACGAGGCGGTGACGGACCCCTGGGTGATCACGCGGAATCGGAATCCGACCACGTGCGTTCGCGGTGCGAACTGGAAGTACAGTAGGACACACACGGGTGAGGAGCGGCTTCGTTCGCTGCCGGAAGAAGAGCCACTGGAAAACGAGGAACTGCGCGCGATCGGCAGCCGACTGGTCGATGACTGGGAAGCCGCGAAATCCGAGCGCGAACGGATCGTCGGGGCCGTCGACGACCTCCCGATCGCCGACAAAGCGTAG
- a CDS encoding ABC transporter permease: protein MRLVDPQAIYGLWLRDTKRFLRSPSRIVGSLAMPLLFLVFMGFGFQGAAIPGLPEDVDYLQYLVPGIVGFTMLFGASFAGLSILADQDVGFLKEILVAPVSRTSIVLGRIAGGSTTALVQALLILGLSIPLGFVPVSLLSLPIAAVFLALLAITFVGFGIALASQFSDSEGFGLIVQFVIFPLFFLSGALYPLEGLPSSVRYLAYANPLTYGVDGLRGVLVGTSSFSVWLDLGALVVSSAAMVAIGAALFQRVEAV, encoded by the coding sequence ATGAGACTCGTCGATCCGCAGGCGATCTACGGGCTCTGGCTGCGCGATACGAAGCGATTCCTCCGGTCGCCGTCGCGGATCGTCGGCTCGCTGGCGATGCCGCTGTTGTTTCTGGTCTTCATGGGATTCGGGTTTCAGGGTGCGGCGATCCCGGGCCTTCCCGAGGACGTCGACTATCTGCAGTACCTCGTGCCCGGAATCGTCGGCTTCACGATGCTGTTCGGGGCCTCGTTCGCCGGCCTCTCGATTCTGGCGGATCAGGATGTCGGCTTCCTGAAGGAGATCCTCGTCGCGCCCGTGAGTCGCACCTCGATCGTCCTCGGCCGGATCGCTGGCGGGTCGACGACGGCGCTCGTACAGGCCCTCCTGATCCTCGGGCTCTCGATACCGCTCGGGTTCGTACCTGTAAGCCTGCTCTCGCTCCCGATCGCGGCCGTCTTCCTCGCGCTCCTCGCGATCACGTTCGTCGGCTTCGGGATCGCGCTGGCCTCCCAGTTCAGCGACAGCGAGGGGTTCGGCCTGATCGTCCAGTTTGTCATCTTCCCGCTCTTCTTCCTCTCCGGGGCACTGTACCCGCTCGAGGGGCTCCCGAGTTCGGTGCGGTATCTGGCGTACGCGAACCCGTTGACCTACGGGGTCGACGGACTGCGAGGGGTGCTGGTCGGCACCTCGTCGTTTTCCGTCTGGCTCGATCTCGGCGCGCTCGTCGTCTCGTCGGCCGCGATGGTCGCGATCGGCGCGGCGCTGTTCCAGCGCGTCGAGGCGGTCTGA
- a CDS encoding ATP-binding cassette domain-containing protein, with the protein MKAIHVDSITKEFDGVTAVDDLSFAVERGELFGLLGPNGAGKSTLINMLVTLLPPSSGTASVNGHDIRSERGAVRSSIGIVFQEPALDEELTGAENLAFHSRLYGQNRAERAERIDEVLALVGLSAERDEPVGTYSGGMKRRLEIARGLLHEPAVLFLDEPTVGLDARTRRDTWEYIQRLNEEAGVSIVLTTHYIEEADHLCDRVAIVDNGDIVAMDSPSALKASLGGDVVALEFASDDDPTALFDRLEEQSWSREYTASNDGVRVTVDDGDARIADLVRLADDAGVRISSVDLREPTLENVFLELTDRSAAGSDRNGAAGDQTVMASGDQTGTALESGDDRSSAVSTEDRP; encoded by the coding sequence ATGAAAGCGATCCACGTCGACAGTATCACCAAGGAGTTCGACGGCGTGACCGCGGTCGACGACCTGTCGTTCGCGGTTGAGCGCGGCGAACTGTTCGGACTGCTCGGGCCGAACGGCGCGGGCAAGTCCACGCTGATCAACATGCTCGTGACGCTCCTCCCACCGAGTTCCGGAACGGCGTCGGTCAACGGACACGATATCCGGTCCGAACGGGGGGCCGTTCGATCCAGTATCGGCATCGTTTTCCAGGAACCTGCCCTCGACGAGGAGCTCACCGGCGCGGAGAACCTCGCGTTTCACTCGCGACTGTACGGTCAGAATCGAGCCGAACGCGCAGAGCGAATCGACGAGGTGCTCGCACTCGTCGGACTCTCCGCCGAGCGCGACGAGCCCGTCGGTACCTACTCCGGCGGCATGAAGCGCCGCCTCGAGATCGCCCGCGGGTTGCTGCACGAACCCGCCGTCCTCTTCCTCGACGAGCCGACCGTGGGCCTTGACGCGCGCACTCGCCGCGACACCTGGGAGTACATCCAACGGCTGAACGAGGAGGCCGGCGTCTCGATCGTTCTGACGACCCACTACATCGAGGAGGCCGACCACCTCTGTGACCGCGTGGCGATCGTCGACAACGGCGATATCGTCGCGATGGACTCGCCGTCGGCGCTTAAAGCGTCGCTCGGCGGCGACGTCGTCGCCCTCGAGTTCGCGAGCGACGACGACCCGACAGCGCTGTTCGACCGACTCGAGGAACAATCGTGGAGCCGCGAGTACACCGCGAGCAACGACGGCGTCCGGGTTACAGTCGACGACGGCGACGCGCGGATCGCCGACCTCGTTCGACTGGCCGACGACGCGGGCGTCCGCATCTCGTCGGTTGATCTCCGCGAGCCGACCCTCGAGAACGTCTTCCTCGAACTGACCGATCGCTCGGCGGCGGGCAGCGACCGGAACGGAGCAGCCGGAGATCAGACCGTGATGGCGAGCGGTGACCAGACGGGGACGGCACTCGAGTCCGGCGACGACCGCTCGAGCGCGGTTTCCACGGAGGATCGGCCATGA
- a CDS encoding GNAT family N-acetyltransferase, whose protein sequence is MEYELLGWPPDGPKLRLDHERFSYAGKFVMTNSGKAVARAPDGRIVAAVAFNEDRTDADTLWLRYVTVDRELRGEGIGPRLCGLVRDRAVERGYDRLRIAVNNPYAYEALYRTGFSYTGETTGIAELILEYSEPTDDWHPDERERYQAGLEEFRDRDLSDDEHEFLEARRDSGPPALESHDGDSSH, encoded by the coding sequence GTGGAGTACGAACTGCTCGGCTGGCCGCCCGACGGCCCCAAACTCCGGCTCGATCACGAACGGTTCAGCTACGCCGGCAAGTTCGTCATGACGAACTCCGGCAAGGCGGTGGCTCGAGCCCCCGACGGCCGGATCGTCGCAGCGGTGGCGTTCAACGAGGATCGCACCGACGCGGACACGCTGTGGCTGCGCTACGTGACCGTCGACCGAGAGCTTCGGGGTGAGGGAATCGGTCCCCGACTCTGCGGGCTGGTCCGTGATCGCGCGGTCGAACGCGGCTACGACCGGCTTCGAATCGCCGTCAACAACCCCTACGCCTACGAGGCGCTCTACCGGACCGGTTTTTCCTATACCGGCGAGACGACCGGCATCGCCGAACTGATCCTCGAGTATTCGGAACCGACCGACGACTGGCACCCGGACGAGCGCGAGCGCTATCAGGCCGGTCTCGAGGAGTTTCGCGACCGAGATCTTTCAGACGACGAGCACGAGTTCCTCGAGGCGCGGCGTGACAGCGGGCCGCCCGCCCTCGAGTCTCACGACGGCGATAGTAGCCACTGA
- a CDS encoding sulfurtransferase: MDPNHRLDRRTVLLGTGAVASGLSIAGCLGANGEADPDLYATPAADEFEAVVDSMWLEEHLSDVELLDIRDNTSFTEGHIAGAHRLPETAMLEQHYEETTDGYEATPDAIADVVADAGITPADDVVVYGAGSNLWETYAIYTLRAIGHDGTVSLLDGGFSVWTAADGETETGTPEPTTASYDPELEMDVIATRDRVAAAVDEDGANVQLVDNRSPAEYRGDHGNDDVSRRGHITGAVNIEFTQNLIDNGDRLRSPADLETLWLDDAGLDPAEEAISYCSTGVRGSVGWFIMEQLEWETVRNYEGSWQDWGTLSEADGYYYTSGPDTGTVVDTFA, from the coding sequence GTGGATCCGAATCACCGACTCGACCGACGGACAGTGCTGCTGGGAACTGGCGCAGTCGCCAGCGGACTCTCGATCGCGGGCTGTCTCGGCGCGAACGGCGAGGCGGATCCGGACCTGTACGCGACGCCGGCAGCCGACGAGTTCGAGGCAGTCGTCGATAGCATGTGGCTCGAGGAGCACCTCAGCGACGTCGAACTTCTCGATATTCGGGATAATACGTCGTTTACCGAGGGGCATATCGCCGGCGCACATCGACTTCCGGAGACGGCGATGCTGGAACAGCACTACGAGGAAACGACGGACGGATACGAAGCCACACCGGACGCGATCGCGGACGTCGTCGCGGACGCCGGCATAACACCCGCCGATGACGTGGTCGTCTACGGTGCAGGGTCGAATCTGTGGGAAACCTACGCGATCTACACGCTTCGTGCGATCGGTCACGACGGAACCGTCTCCTTGCTCGATGGCGGGTTCTCGGTCTGGACGGCCGCCGACGGCGAAACCGAAACCGGAACCCCCGAACCCACCACCGCGAGCTACGATCCCGAACTCGAGATGGACGTGATCGCGACTCGCGACCGCGTCGCTGCTGCCGTTGACGAGGACGGAGCGAACGTCCAACTTGTCGATAATCGGTCGCCGGCGGAGTACCGCGGCGATCACGGGAACGACGATGTCAGTCGACGCGGCCATATAACCGGTGCAGTAAATATCGAGTTCACGCAGAATCTCATCGACAACGGAGACCGGCTTCGCTCGCCGGCGGACCTCGAAACGCTGTGGCTGGACGATGCCGGTCTTGATCCGGCTGAGGAGGCGATATCGTACTGCTCGACCGGTGTCCGCGGCTCCGTCGGCTGGTTTATTATGGAGCAACTCGAGTGGGAGACCGTCCGGAACTACGAGGGGAGCTGGCAGGACTGGGGAACCCTTTCCGAAGCCGACGGCTACTACTACACGTCCGGTCCAGACACGGGGACAGTGGTCGATACCTTCGCGTGA
- the fen gene encoding flap endonuclease-1, translated as MGNAALRDIAVIEEIPFDDIEGVVAVDAHNWLYRYLTTTVKWTNSAKYTTGDGTEVANLVGIVQGLPKFFENDVTPVMVFDGGPSELKDDEIESRREQRRSYEEQLETAREEGDAVAIAQLESRTQRLTPTIQETSRELLRLLDVPIVEAPAEGEAQAAHMVKRGDADYVGSEDYDALLFGSPLTLRQLTSKGDPELMDLEATLAHHELTLEQLIDAAILIGTDFNEGVSGIGPKTAISAITEHGDLWSVLEARGAHIEYGDRVRQLFRDPNVTDDYEFDAAIDPDLEAAREFVCEEWAVDDDEVARGFERIEESVTQTGLDRWT; from the coding sequence ATGGGAAATGCTGCACTACGGGATATCGCCGTCATCGAGGAGATTCCCTTCGATGACATCGAAGGCGTCGTCGCCGTCGACGCGCATAACTGGCTCTACCGCTATCTGACCACGACGGTCAAGTGGACCAACAGCGCAAAATATACGACCGGCGACGGAACCGAGGTCGCCAACCTCGTCGGAATCGTCCAGGGACTCCCCAAGTTCTTCGAGAACGACGTGACGCCGGTGATGGTCTTCGACGGCGGCCCCTCCGAACTCAAAGACGACGAAATCGAATCCCGCCGCGAACAGCGGCGGAGCTACGAGGAGCAACTCGAGACGGCCCGCGAGGAGGGTGATGCGGTCGCCATCGCACAACTCGAGTCGCGAACCCAGCGGCTGACGCCGACGATTCAGGAGACTAGCCGGGAACTGCTGCGACTTCTCGACGTGCCGATCGTCGAAGCGCCGGCGGAGGGGGAAGCCCAGGCCGCCCACATGGTCAAGCGGGGCGACGCCGACTACGTCGGCTCGGAGGACTACGACGCCCTGCTCTTCGGCTCCCCACTCACTCTTCGCCAGCTGACGAGCAAGGGGGATCCCGAACTGATGGATCTCGAGGCCACCCTCGCACACCACGAGCTGACCCTCGAGCAGCTGATCGACGCGGCGATCCTTATCGGGACGGACTTCAACGAGGGCGTCTCCGGCATCGGCCCGAAAACGGCCATCTCGGCGATTACCGAACACGGCGACCTCTGGAGCGTGCTCGAGGCGCGGGGCGCACACATCGAGTACGGCGACCGCGTCCGGCAGCTGTTCCGCGACCCGAACGTGACCGACGACTACGAGTTCGACGCGGCCATCGATCCGGATCTCGAGGCGGCCCGCGAGTTCGTCTGCGAGGAGTGGGCGGTCGACGACGACGAGGTCGCCCGCGGCTTCGAGCGGATCGAGGAGAGCGTCACGCAGACGGGGTTAGACCGCTGGACGTGA
- a CDS encoding HalOD1 output domain-containing protein translates to MPPAPQQSNGRSSPSEDVVTAVATVFDESPIELTPPLYEAVDPEALDSLVDSGPTELRIQFRYRGCDVSVDGNGRVEVSPLGEGTPSHEHTLRDE, encoded by the coding sequence ATGCCGCCAGCACCCCAGCAGTCCAACGGACGGAGTTCGCCCAGCGAAGACGTCGTCACGGCGGTCGCAACCGTGTTCGATGAATCACCGATAGAGCTGACGCCGCCGCTTTACGAAGCGGTCGATCCGGAAGCGCTCGATTCTCTCGTCGATTCGGGACCGACCGAACTTCGAATACAGTTTCGGTACAGGGGCTGTGACGTGTCTGTCGACGGAAACGGCCGCGTCGAGGTGTCTCCATTGGGTGAGGGGACGCCGTCTCACGAACACACGCTACGGGACGAGTGA
- a CDS encoding Lrp/AsnC family transcriptional regulator — protein MVDLDRGDMAILHALQDDARNATTESIGERVDLAASTVAARIKNLEENGVITGYEPEIDYETAGFEQRMLLVGSIQGNDEQIVTAVSDLENVISVRRLLTDEDDLHIELVSRSQERAEAVTDELHELGIEITKTSVIVEAARQSFDHFGEKYTTDG, from the coding sequence ATGGTCGATCTCGACAGAGGCGACATGGCGATCCTTCATGCCCTCCAGGACGACGCGCGCAATGCGACGACAGAATCGATCGGCGAGCGGGTAGATCTCGCGGCGAGCACCGTCGCAGCGCGGATCAAGAACCTCGAGGAAAACGGGGTTATCACGGGCTACGAACCCGAAATAGACTACGAGACAGCCGGGTTCGAACAACGGATGCTCCTCGTCGGGTCGATTCAGGGTAACGACGAGCAGATCGTCACGGCCGTCAGCGACCTCGAGAACGTCATCAGCGTGAGACGGTTGCTGACCGATGAAGACGATCTGCATATCGAACTCGTTTCCCGCTCCCAAGAGCGCGCGGAAGCGGTCACCGACGAGTTACACGAACTCGGCATCGAGATCACGAAAACGAGCGTCATCGTCGAAGCGGCCAGGCAGTCGTTCGACCACTTCGGGGAGAAGTATACGACCGACGGCTGA
- the mvaD gene encoding phosphomevalonate decarboxylase MvaD has product MKATAMAHPIQGLVKYHGMRDDIKRLPYHDSISVCTAPSHTRTTVEFSMDYEEDTFVVDGEELDGRAYERVEAVVEKARSRSDAAHTVYPVRLESENSFPSNVGLGSSSSGFAAAAMALAEAAELDASKQEISTIARVGSASAARAVTGAFSQLYTGMNDEDCRSKRIPSDLHENLKIIVGLVPYHKETEDAHREAADSHMFQARNAHIHGQIAEMRDALRNNDFEGAFELAEHDSLSLAATTMTGPSGWVYWQPATLAVFNKVRELREEEDIPVYFSTDTGASVYVNTTDEYAEEVEEAVSDCGVSTTTWNVGGPAKLLDEDKHLF; this is encoded by the coding sequence ATGAAAGCCACGGCGATGGCCCACCCCATTCAGGGGCTGGTCAAGTACCACGGGATGCGCGACGATATCAAGCGGCTCCCGTATCACGACAGCATCAGCGTCTGTACGGCCCCCAGCCACACCCGAACGACCGTCGAGTTCTCGATGGACTACGAGGAGGACACCTTTGTCGTCGACGGCGAGGAACTCGACGGCCGCGCGTACGAACGAGTCGAGGCCGTCGTCGAGAAGGCCCGCTCGCGCTCCGACGCCGCCCATACGGTGTATCCGGTGCGCCTCGAGAGCGAGAACAGTTTCCCCTCGAACGTCGGTCTCGGGTCGTCGTCGTCCGGCTTCGCGGCGGCGGCGATGGCGCTGGCAGAGGCCGCCGAACTCGACGCCAGCAAACAGGAGATCTCGACGATCGCCCGCGTCGGCTCGGCGTCGGCCGCGCGCGCGGTCACCGGTGCGTTCTCCCAGCTCTACACCGGGATGAACGACGAGGACTGCCGCTCGAAGCGGATTCCGTCCGATCTCCACGAGAACCTCAAGATCATCGTCGGACTCGTCCCCTATCACAAGGAGACCGAGGACGCCCACCGCGAGGCCGCAGACAGTCACATGTTTCAGGCGCGCAACGCCCACATTCACGGCCAGATCGCGGAGATGCGCGACGCGTTGCGAAACAACGACTTCGAGGGCGCGTTCGAACTCGCCGAACACGACTCGCTCTCGCTCGCGGCGACCACGATGACCGGCCCCTCCGGCTGGGTCTACTGGCAGCCGGCCACGCTCGCCGTCTTCAACAAAGTGCGCGAACTCCGTGAAGAAGAGGACATTCCCGTCTACTTCTCGACCGACACCGGTGCCAGCGTCTACGTCAACACCACCGACGAGTACGCCGAAGAAGTCGAGGAAGCGGTCTCTGACTGCGGCGTCTCCACGACCACCTGGAACGTCGGCGGTCCCGCGAAACTCCTCGACGAAGACAAGCATCTGTTCTGA
- the nth gene encoding endonuclease III: MGTPLETRADQAEAIVDRLEDAYPDSTISLRYANRLELLIAVILSAQCTDERVNEETKHLFEKYDGAEDYANADQEELAEDLNSITYYNSKAEYIRTSCETILEEHDGEVPDTMDELTELSGVGRKTANVVLQHAHDIVEGIVVDTHVQRLSRRLGLTEEERPERIETDLMEIVPEDDWQQFTHLCIDHGRATCTARNPDCADCVLADICPSEKGDGEIDLASGEPW, encoded by the coding sequence ATGGGAACACCCCTCGAGACCCGCGCCGACCAGGCCGAGGCGATCGTCGACCGCCTCGAGGACGCCTATCCGGACTCGACGATTTCGCTGCGATACGCGAATCGCCTGGAGCTGCTGATCGCGGTGATCCTCTCGGCGCAGTGCACGGACGAGCGGGTGAACGAGGAGACGAAACACCTCTTCGAGAAATACGACGGGGCCGAAGACTACGCGAACGCAGACCAGGAGGAACTCGCGGAAGATCTGAACTCGATCACCTACTACAACAGCAAGGCCGAATACATCCGCACCTCCTGCGAGACGATCCTCGAGGAACACGACGGCGAGGTGCCGGACACGATGGATGAGCTGACCGAGCTCTCGGGCGTAGGTCGGAAGACGGCGAACGTCGTCCTCCAGCACGCTCACGACATCGTCGAGGGAATCGTCGTTGACACGCACGTCCAGCGACTCTCGCGGCGGCTGGGACTCACCGAAGAGGAACGGCCCGAACGGATCGAGACCGACCTGATGGAGATCGTCCCCGAGGACGACTGGCAGCAGTTCACGCACCTCTGTATCGATCACGGGCGGGCGACCTGTACGGCTCGGAACCCCGACTGTGCCGACTGCGTACTGGCGGATATCTGCCCCTCGGAGAAGGGCGACGGCGAGATTGACCTCGCCTCCGGGGAGCCCTGGTAA
- a CDS encoding NAD(+)/NADH kinase — translation MDAAWSAGDSPVVGVVDREADPSDARETVEELESVLADADATIVTGGLDAVLAAEPSVLVTVDEAALSAVARTGVETPVLPVGPVTGMETVDRDRVPDAVMAMLEGRAVHRSRPVFGVTLEPRSRPETESGTEPETDRTESGTDRYDIGGGERALFDVTLVTDEPARISEYGVRSRDASVATFRADGVVAATPAGSHGYASAVDAPSLSAGVDAAAVAPIGPFVTQTRRWVLPNDDLVFTVEREESDVTLVVDGRAVGTVSVDSRVVVSLAGTLPTLVVPDDRLEG, via the coding sequence ATGGATGCCGCGTGGAGTGCGGGCGATTCACCCGTTGTCGGCGTCGTCGACCGCGAAGCGGATCCGAGCGATGCCAGAGAGACCGTCGAGGAACTTGAGTCGGTGCTCGCCGATGCGGACGCGACCATCGTCACCGGCGGCCTCGATGCCGTTCTCGCGGCGGAGCCGTCGGTGCTCGTGACGGTCGACGAAGCGGCATTGTCGGCGGTCGCTCGCACCGGCGTCGAAACGCCCGTTCTCCCGGTCGGCCCCGTCACAGGAATGGAGACGGTCGACCGCGACCGCGTTCCGGACGCGGTCATGGCGATGCTCGAGGGACGCGCCGTTCACCGTTCTCGCCCAGTTTTCGGCGTCACCCTCGAGCCGAGATCGAGACCTGAAACGGAATCCGGGACCGAACCGGAGACCGATCGAACGGAATCGGGGACCGATCGGTACGATATCGGCGGCGGAGAGCGCGCGCTGTTCGACGTGACGCTGGTCACCGACGAACCGGCGCGGATCTCCGAGTACGGCGTCCGAAGCCGGGACGCATCGGTCGCGACCTTTCGCGCCGACGGGGTCGTCGCGGCGACGCCGGCGGGAAGCCACGGCTATGCGAGCGCGGTCGACGCGCCGTCCCTCTCGGCGGGCGTCGACGCGGCCGCGGTCGCACCGATCGGCCCCTTCGTCACGCAGACCCGTCGGTGGGTACTCCCGAACGACGACCTCGTGTTCACGGTCGAACGCGAGGAGAGCGACGTCACCCTCGTCGTCGACGGCCGAGCGGTCGGCACGGTCTCCGTCGACTCGCGGGTCGTCGTCTCCCTCGCCGGAACGCTCCCGACGCTGGTCGTTCCGGACGATCGGCTCGAGGGCTAA